The genome window TCTTTGTCCTCATCTTGGATGCTATTCAGTAAGTATTTCACAGGAAGTGGCTTTCTTAAGACTTCTTTTGTATTTGTCCATATAGTGCTGAAATAAGTGGTTGAACTTCTTAAAGCAGTGATATTGAATCACAGTGCCCTCCCATTATTGATAAAGAGTGTATATTGTTGATGATTTATAGAAATTAGATAGACTGCTAATACTGCTTCAGCTCTTCAAAGATGAAAAGTGGATGCCAGCTTCCCAGTGGAATTGCAGCTGGCTTTACAGCAAGTGTTTATATAATACATTTTGGCATACAATTCAGGCTCGATTTGAGCACTACAGATGCAGTTAGAACTTCAGCAAATCAATTTTATGATTTGAAACTATTTAAGAGTCTTAATTAACTGTTTTTTGTGAATCAGTggggttttaaaaattttttcctACCTGCTTTTTTCATTGACTTCTAAAATTGATTCATGTGAGAGACTAACTATATTTTGGTGGAGGTTAGCTTTGCTATATGTGGAACTTAGTGTATTTAGTAGgttgctgcttttctgtcctTGGGGCTGGAGACTTACTTAGCTGTGATACCCAGTTTCTTTATGAAGTGACTTCTCCACAGTTCTGACCAGTCTTGACCATAATGCAGTGCTGGAGGTTTCAGCTGATATTGCcatgatgcttttttttctatgtttttttttctttttaattgcaaGGAAGATAGCAgtatgaaaaggcaaaaaacatATATTGTAGGGGTTACTGCTGTGTTAATAAGGCAATTTCTGATTGTGTCTTTTCAGAGGATGTTGACAAAGCCtattctttttaaagcagtaaaaaaccaaaaaggcaGGTTTTGTTTGGATGGATTAAGGAAtatgatatattaaaatttcAGGATTTATGTTTGAATAAATATTCCTAGTGAATACTTCACGTGGGCACATGCCAAAGAGATATTTAAGTGGGAGAATGGTCACATTGACTTGCTGAATATGAAACAATGTCAgttttgagagagagagagagagaggggaataTTCAATTGTTTTGTCTCTACCTGGGAGAAAACAACTTTGCTTCAACAAGTTAGCTCTCCTTGCTTCTGCATTGGGCAAGACCTGCAAACTTACTCAGTCTTCAGGTGATCCATTCTATTGCTTCTATCCTGTTTTACTGGTTCTCTCTGAGTTTTACTGTTTTCTAGAAGGAAAGTGTGTAAAGAAGGAAAGTGTGAAAGGCTGGTGTAACAGCTAAAGCACACATTAGAGTTCCCTGGCCTGGGGAACCCAAGAAATGCTGGGGCAGGATGTTAACAATACATTGCTGTGCTTTGTAAACTAGAGATTTTTCACGACAGATTTTTAGATGTAAAGTCCTGAGCTTACATCTTTGCAGATACTTGGTAAAATCTGTCAGTGATTTTTGGCTAAACAGGGAGATGGAACTATTCCTTCAAAGTCAAGGGAAGTAGAGTTTGATGACTTTGCTTTACTGCTGGCATATCAACTGCAGGTGGTTTAATAGTGGATTGCAGCAAGCAGTAGCTCTTCCCAGAGGGGGATTCTGAAGATCATGGAGCAGCTGTTGAAAATCTCTTCATATTAATGTCCAGGAAGAACTTTAGGTTCATTTTTTTGCATTCCCACTTTGTCTTTACCTAGAAAAATAGGACAAAATGGCATTTGGTCAGCATATTCAAATTATGTACAACCAACAGTAGGTgttaaaatcttaaattttttttttgttgtttctagTTTGGGTTTTATCAGTTGTGCACAGAGACTTCTAAATGtcctttggttttatttgtttagcAATTTTGTATCATTTATTCTGAGTCAATGATAGTAGTATGTCTATACTAACCTGTATGTTCTATGCTTACATATAATTCCACTGAGTCTGCCTGCCTTCTTACAGTAAatgtttctgggttttgtttgtttgattttaaatcTAACTATAACTCTTCAGGTTTTTTAAGCATTGactaaaataatgtaaatagCTTAAGGGGAAATAAAGGTTTGGTTTGGGAGTGTTTTTAAGTGAGTAAGAATGAGTGTACTATGAGGGGCAAGTTGAGCACTCAGTTCCATGTTTAAGACTCATTAATATTCTctaacagaaacaaaataaacagtGACAAGGATTGTGGAATGCCTGCTCAGTTTCCTCAGAAGgacaagaaaaagagaggatATTGTGAATGTTGTGGGAAGAAATATGAAGATCTGCAAACAGTATGTGAAATGTCAAGTATATGCTTTGATACCATCATATAATGTGGTATCACCAGAGGTTTCcctgtaattttttattttaaaacatttttctgaattaCCAGCAAATTAGTATTTTCCCCATGTTAGAAGAAGCAATTAAGAATTAAAACCTACCTCTGATTACTAGTAGGCACTAGTAATTCATATCTTAGAGATGCTGGTGGTAAATTAATGATGTTTACTTGATTCCTTGTTGTGCTGTTGACTTGTATATTGATATCTGTAATGTTggatttatttcatgttttttctttattgcagCATCTTGAAAGTGAGCGGCACCAAAATTTTGCACAAAGCACACAGTATAAAGTTGTTGATGATATAATCTCAAAGTTAGTTTATGAGTTTGTTGCATACAAAGATGATgatacaggaaaaataaaaaggtgagTTACATATTGTAAATTCTAAAGACTCTCTGATTCAGGACACTGAACAGAATGATAGTTTCGAAATTCTTGATCTGAATAGAACAGGATAAATTCATGTTTTCAAGGCTGAAATAAATAGTGGAAATTTTCTGTAGGGTTGTATGTGGCAAATCAGTTCTGTAAAGCagaacttaggaaaaaaaatgaaaagtgcaGATGACATCAGAGAAAGTTGAGACTGAAAGTTGACAGAAGTTGTTCTACTTATGTTTAGCTCCTGTAACACAAAATCTACTGTACTGAAATGCTGCTAACAGAAAGACAGCAGTGTCTGGACATCTTGTTCTGAATGATTTGTCATACTTAGTAGTCTGAGGACAGCAAATTGGTCAATCTGATCTCCTTACCTGTGGAAAAACTTCCTACCTGTACTCTAAACCTCTTTGcttttgtgctgcctgtgcgagacagagaaagcaaataGTCCCTTCTTTGTGCTCAAGAGCTTGAATGGGTGAGAGAGGCTTGTTTGGTGTCTTGGGCTGTAGGCACCAGGGTCTTTGTTATGTGAAGCAGTAACACTGTTCAAAGTTGCTCTGATTTTTTGGAAATTAGTCAGGAGATAAGGAATAActttctcatttgtttcttcattacttgctttttttaaataaatatactCTTAGTGAAAtcaaaggaaatgcaaataGAATCAAACAACTGATAGActaatgaaagcaagcttttatttcttttgtggtTTCAAAATATTCAGAGTTGTTAGGCTTGAAATCCTGTCAAGAAAATCATACTAATTTTGTGTGTAAACGTCATAGAACATTTGTATTTATAGTCATTGCATtacattaattaatttcttttgttcttaaTGCCACTGTAAATTGAGATTTTCTGAAATACTAAGACTACACTGAgtgtttttaaagcaatgtCATGAGCTGTAGAAATCAGTAAGAAAACATCAAAACTATAAGGCACTCGGCTCCTGTAGAAATAGTGTGTTGCTACCCTAAATATATCTTTCCTTGAGGGACTCAAAAAACAAAAGCCCCTTTGTCAGTTCAGTTGCTTTTCAGTTGTATATCGAGTTTTGTtgcatggggttttttgtttgctaatatttttaaacaatttcgTTGTAGGACAAAATGTAGCACAGGATGTTTTTCTCCTATTATTGGAAAGATAGCCAGACCAGATGAGCTGAAAGAGCGACTGAAAAAGCAACGCATTGCTTTGAAAACTTACTCCTGGAAGGATACTGCAATGCAGGCTCTCAAACTGGATCGCCAGCCTGCAGAAGTACAACCAAATTCTGTGCCAATACCTACCCCTGTTTCTGCATCTGTCTGTTCAGTTCTTTATTCTCACCCATCACAACCTTCAGAACTAAAAAGTAAATTCagaattaataatgaaaatagtAAGACTGATTGCTCCTGTGCTGTGAAGTTACGAGAGAGTGTTGTATCATCAAATTCCATACAGCCACCCCTTCAGAAAACTGACAAAGTATACACAGAGAACTTGTCTCAAGCTTCTGAGCTGTTCAGCCAGGAAATACTGGAACTCGATGAAAGTAAAAAGAATGTATGGTGTTTTCAGGAAGGAATGGATACTTTATATTCTCATACCCAAGTTACAGATTTTagtgaaaaagacaaaaacttaCTGCAGCAAAAAcgaaaattaaataattcagtaGTTCTACCAGCAAAGTGTTTGAAAAAAGCAGATGCCAATCCTACATTTGTCAAGAAACATCACGATTTCTGTGATAATCATCAACAAATGCAGCACAATGTCGTTCTGGAGGCTGAGGTATCTGATCCTGCTGTGAACAAAGAACTTAATGcatcagctgccagcactgcccacagtTCACCGTCTGGAAAGCTGCACAGAAAAGTGAAGCTTAATttgagaaagaataaaagagaaacCCCGAAACAGAATATGGAGTTACGCGTAAAGAATTCAGATGGACTGTCTGTTCCTGAAGAGAAGAGAAGCACTTGTAGCTCATCACTGCAGACCCTATTGGAGTTATTTCAGACAAGTGAAAGAAACTCAGAATTTGGAGGTTTTTCAAGTTACACTGAGAACAAATGTTCAATGAGCATAAATGATACATGTGAAGGGCAGAATACAAATGTTTTGTGgtcattattttcctcttcatcctcatccccattttttggattttaatactgatttatttaatataatgatttttaaattgacttgaaaatttaagattttattCACGAAGCCTTAAATTGCTGTATTATATGTACAGATTATTTGGTTTTCAagttttttaatgcaaaagcTTCTGTATatgtaaataagaaaaataaaactaagtTTGGCTTTGGTCAtgtgtttagggtttttttttaaaggtgctGCTTTATTGTGTCTGGTAAAAGCCTCTGACTCCACATTTGGATTAAATGAATTGCTAGGCAAAGCATGATGCTGTTGCATTTAGATGGAGTAATTTCCTAAAATCATTGACTGTGATACATTCCAAGcaaccacattaaaaataactggATGTTCCACTGTAAGTAGTCCATTACTCACGGATTACTGATGTTTTGCCGGCATTTGGTTGcttcccttttctgtttcttctgctgctttaatAGAGAACACGGTAACAAAGATGTATTACATTCTTTGGCTACTCTGATGTATTATTATCAAATTAAAACTACCTCTATTGTGTGTTTCAGCTAATAAGAAAGCAGTTAGATGTATGTATTTTCATTGggggaaaacagacaaacaagaAACCAACAGGACAGGTAGGTTTCTGGTCGACTTTGGtcatttgtttgatttttctttcagagtaGCCGACCTGTGGGATTGGCTTTACTCAGAAGCTGAGGAAAAGACACAAGTGAGAGTTgggaagactttttttttttaataatgcagaTCTTTACCAGAGCTGATTTCCTTCAGAATTCCCATATCTGTAAATCATGAGAGGGCACAAGTAGAAAATTACAAGAGACAAAGCTTTATTAATAAATGTAGAGTGCCTTAAGGTCATATAAGAGATCTCAACCACAGAAATTACTTTCATTAATTTTTGCATAAATTACTTGTTTGCATTTTCATCTCTTGCCCATTTAATATTCTCAAATTCAGTGCTTTTACAGTTAAAGTGCTATAATGTTGCAGGCTATTGTATGTCCTTTATAGGCTGTTTTCTGTGAGGGGTAAGTGAAGCTGCCTGGAGTGCAGGAATAGGTTGAGGAcaattataaaaaattatatttcctttACAAGGAATATGAATTGAAAGCTTAATGACAGTAGCTGCTTAGGGTGTTACTGTCACCTTTAAAGGTGACATCCCTTATTCCTCTGTTAATGTAATTGCATGTACAGTCTGGTGAGGACTGCTTTTGGCTTCTCCAACTTACTGGTCACTTCTGGCTTGATTTATAGTTAATTCTGATCTGGATTCACATCCAGAAAATATAGAAAGCCATTACAGAAATGAGCAAAATTACCATTTTAAAGAGGAGTTGATCTTGAATGTGCgtatctgtatttattttttgcctgCAAATTACCAGTATATAGTACTCTAGGACTGGGACTGGAAAGTAGAAGATTGAAGCAATTACTTTGTTCTTCATTTTGAATGACACTTTAGTGATTGCTTTCTGGTTCAGTGAGTTCAATATGTTTTAGGAACAAgtgttttcactgtttttcttctattgagataattttgttcatttggagggggggttttttggttgttttgtttggttttttttttggtggtttttggttgttttttttttcttttggttggtTGGAGTTTCTCTGGGTGTGGGTTCTTCCTAGCTTTTGGTTCAGTCTTAAAAGTAAAAGTTagaaaaatttgcatttccCCTAAAGCATTGCAGCAATCTTTCAGTAAGTATCTctttctcctgcctctctgcttcCATCCCTGGAGCACACATTCCTTAGCTGCCCTGGTGGCCTCCACTTGTGCATGGCTATTGATACACATAAGGATCCCTGCAATGATAAGGGTGAATGTCACCCTTAGTAAATCTACTCATCAGATAAACAGTGTGTGTGTTTTGCATATGATTAAATGCAGTCCTAGAACATGTTAGCTCAACAGGCACTGCTAAGACAAGTTTTGAGCACAGTGGAATCTGCCTTTAGAAtcttgaagggaaaaaaagtaaattgagGTTTGTCATTAAAATACAAAGACTATTCTGTAACCCAGAACAAGATTAGGAGAGTCACTGCTACTGGTTGCAAAAAGCAGTTCTAGTCATGATGCAGACTTTGTTTACTGGTCACTTTAGTGTGTGTTAGAGTCCCCTTTGTTGTATGTTCACTTGGTATCACAAGCCACAGTAAGCCTATTAACTATTTCCAGAACAGACTTGCTCGgcatatttaattattttaatgtattatcTTTTaagcttgtttaaaaaaagctcCTGCAGTTTTTACGAAAGTTTGAATGTGTTTCTCTTacaatttgaaaaaataaatgtggaaGGGTAGTTACTAGAACATCTGTCTCTCTCAGATTTCCTCATAGAGAAGAGAATTgagtattttcaaaatatgtgGCAGTGATTGTGAGAAATGTCGAACAGCTCAGACAAAGACTGCCTCTTTGGTCACTAAAACTGCGCTTCTAATGGCAAACCTTTATTTATCTGCATGTATTATACTTGGGTATTATATAATTACAGTTTGAACTTTCTTCATAAGGATTTCTTCTAATgcacttaatttttaattgtcttGCTTTCTGTGACTGAGGAGCAGAAATGTTGTGTCCATTCAGGTAAGTTATAGTGTGGCTTAtaaggaggagagggagcagttccccatctgtgtttgtgtgcacgGGAATGTACGTTCAGATGCTCCTGTGGGGATTAGCAATGCCAACACCACTCACACATGGGGAAATTCTGCAGGGACTTCTGAGGTTGATGCATTCAGGtaagccctgtgctctgcagcagcatccctgtgggCACCTATTGCCCAACCTCCAGCTGCAGAACACTTGACACAAAGCAGGAGGTGACTGTAGGGCTGGCTTTCCCCTTCAGCATTGCACGGAGGTTAGTTACAGCCTGAGGTTTTGGCTCCTTAGATGCACCTGTGAGGGTGTGTGCACCTTCATCCCACACCTGAAGAGGCTCAGCTCTGACACACTCAGCTAATGTAGCTGGTGATGGTGTCTGTGAAGCTCTTGTGGCAGCCTCTGAGTGAAGGAATGTTGAAAAAATGGTAGCTGCTCTAACTAGTGTAATTACAGTGGGGTATGTAGACACAGGACAAAAATATTAATCCCTCCAtgttctccagctgcagaatcTTTGTCCATGTGGCCTCTGGGCCATTGGCTGATAATAAGCACCAGGGGCTGATAAAGACTGATCACACTGGGCTTTTTGGTCATGTTGACCGTTGATTCCACAGAAGCATCAAATCACAGTCTACCTTGGTCTTACACTGAGTACTCAAAGGTGGAAAGCACTTCCTTGCCCCAATTTCATTCTCTAGATGCTTAGAATCTGAGAACTTTAAGACATGCAATTAGATTGTGTATAGAATGGGAAATTCCTGAAATAGTGAAGTGTAAGATAAAACTACAATTAAATATGATCAAGCATTCATAGCCTTCTTGCATGACTAGTTTGGATGTTACTTGcatcacagcaggaaatggtCTCCCCTTTCTTTATCCCTCTCATTTTTTCCATTATGCTTCATCTCATGTAAATATTCTTCTGGAAAATAAGCTATTTTCTTTCAAGTGCTTACTCAGATTTAGCTGTAACCTCTATATGCATCTAATCACCACTCTTGAAGACAAATGAGGGGAAAATTTAGCAACCAATTGATCCAGAGCAATTGTACAACTTACTTACACAGAATATATGTAGGTGAACTAGAAAATGAATaccaaaatttatttcttagcATAGCTAGTCCTCTGGACCCTGTGAGGAGATTATTAATGCTTGCTCTTAATAgcaaaaacaaaagtaaatccTGTTGGTAATAACACAGAATCACCACTCATAATCTGAAGCAGGTGAAGATAAATGTGAGTTATGTCCATTAACCAGTTTACCATCTCTAAAGGTGACAGAAGATGAAcaacttgggtttttttactgaattCTGCAAATGTTGCTTTTTAGTTCTTTGATTTAGATAGTGCAGTTatcaaaaataaatgcagagcaCCCAAAGAAGATTTGGTATGGAAAGCAGGTGTTTGGGTGTAGTCCAATTTAATTTGGGATAAAGAAGTTAAAGATAAGAAGTAGATTCAGGTGGctgtataatatttttatttgtttagggtttgtcttggttttggtgggggtttttggtttttttgttttgttttgtgttggtttttagattttttttttgttgaatgGAGATCTCACTTCAACAAATACTTAATACTGAATCTTGAGTATGTGGATAGCTGGGCACAAACCCCAGACTTTCACTGTGACCTTCAGTACTACAGGCAGTGGAGAGAGTGGTGCTGGTCTCCTCTCTCTGGGAGCAAGAGATAGGACACAAGGAAATGGGAGGAAGCTGCAACTGGTAATGCTCAGATTGGACATCAGGACAAGGTTCTTCATCAGTCACCAGAACATGCTCCTCAGGGAAGCAGTCCCCAAGTCAAGAGTTAAAGGATTGGATGACATCATTTTGTGGTCTATTTTTAGGTAGTTCCATGAAGAGAATGGAGGTGGACTTTCTGAATCTTACAGATTTCTTCCAACATGAGATATTCCATGAGTTgctagaagaagaaaaaatctgtCCCCTGATGTGAAAGAGCTCATTGCTCAGGGGTGGATAGTCTGCCACAGTCCTCAGCAATGTGGAGGAACTCGACACATAGAGGAATGTGAAATCACCATCAgtgaaatttaaatatttctctgaagaATTAAGCCTGTCAAATCATTCATTTCTAATAAGTATGTACAATTAGAAGGGACTTCAGACATACAGATCAGGATTTACTTCCTTCAACATTGATTAGATTCTTCAACATAATAGTGATCTAGATAGTGATTTAGATCCTTCAACATAATATAGAAattttttgcaatttatttAAGTTTCCTTTTTAGAATTAATCTTTAGTGTTTACCACAgaaatgataaataaataagccAAAGAGTAGAAGATATAAATGAGAGAGGTTTGCAAGGAGAGGAATGTAAAAcctttttcagctgtgttttggcTAATTGCTTCTAGCACACACACTTTAAATGCCTTAATCTTTGTATTAGTTGGctgtatttctaaaaaaaaaaaaaaaaattattcttaaaataagTGAAGGGTTTGACCAATACAGAGTTGGCATAATAAAAAAAGTACTGCATTTATGAAAGTTAGCTCAAAGCAGCCAAGTTTTGGCTGGCGCTGGGTTGATGAACCTTCCATGTGTAACACCTACACTAAATCTGAACACTGGtgagcaagagaaaaaagaattctgTGATGTACTGATCCAGGAAATGAGTGTATAACTGTACTGTGTATCTGCTGCTGAATGGTGTAATGTATACCCAATGTCATGAATTCTCACAGAAATACTGACAGAAGCAGCTGTGAAATAGTGTGCCAGTGGGGAAAGTTTGGTCTAACTGAAATAACTGTAGGGCTTGGCTGCAGCCTGAAATGCAAGGATTTATGACTTTTGTAAGAAGATTGAAGCATCATATTATAATACTAATTTTTTACTTTGCTATAAATAGccctttctcattttctttaccCAACTCACCCATGGTCTTCTTTACACCCCACGTAAGAGTTTTTTATAAGCTAATTGCATtgtttcagcagctgcttcaggaCTTAATGGATACTCTGAGGTAGTATTGCATCTTGCTTGTAGTACCTGACAGCAGTATAAGCAGGACAGCACAAAACTTACTTGCCACTTCCTCCTCAAAGTTACTGTATATTTTCACATGCAGTGCTCTTCTGTTATCGTCACCTTCTTGGACTGTCAGTTTGGCTGTCTTCATATCAGAGAAACAAACTCTGAGAAACTGAATTTCCTCCATCTATCCTCTAATTGGTTCCTTTAAGAAGATTATATATGTAAGTAAGATAAGCCCTACAGAGAAGTCGGGCCAGGAGCACCGGCATTCCCTGTCGGGTGGCTCCGGGGAGCCGCTGCCGAGCCGCTGTGCCCGGAGCGCGCTCCTTGCCGCGGGGAGCCGTGGAAGGCAGAAGGCAGCCGGGCGGGTGGGAACGCTCCAGAGAGCAGAAATGGAGGTGCCAGGTGTGCGGGCTGCTGTCGGTGCAAGCAGTGCAATTAAAATTGATCAGCATAATGGTTTTAAGATATTTTGCTTGTTCCTTTGCTCTTTTAATCTTTGAGACTACAGTGAGCAGCAGCTTTCAGTGGCATTTTCTGTGATGCCACCTCCTCCTTTATTATGTGTTTACAACTGGTACAAGCCTTGCAGAGGGTAGTTAGACTTCGTATTCTCTTGCCTGGATGGGCAGCGAGCTGCATCTGCCGCTGCCCTGACacccctcctcctctctgcgCTCAGCTCAGCTGCGTGCCATGGCCGTCCTGCTATCGCCCCTTCCGAAAGCGGCGGGCAGAGAGGTGCCTCAGGCGACCGCCACTTTTGTCCCATTTTCATAAAGAAATGTAGTTAAGGAAGGTGAGATACGCCGTGCTgagaggcagcactgctgctctcgGCTTCCCGGTAGGTGGGAGTGTAGAATTGGGTTGCAGACGCAGCCAATCCCTCCGCTGAGGGAGAATTATTCTCGCGTTTCAGGGAACGGACATCGTGGGGGCTCCTTGGCACCTCGGCCTCTTGCTTCGTCCAGGAGAGCATGTTGTAACGCGAAAGGAAAGATTCTGCGTTGTAATCCTCTCGTTGTTAAAAGAGCGAGGAGACAGTAGAAATTTAAGAAGGGAACAAAAAATGTCGTAGAGAATGAAATTAAGGATTGCTCAGAAAATGAGCACGtaaaggaggagagaggggctgACGGCGGTATGGGCAGGGAGGGCGGGAAAACGCCCCGGCTGCCTCCCCGGAGAGCCCCCGCCCTCACCCGCAGCTGTCAGTGAAGGCAACTTTTCGGCGGGGGTTCTCTCTCCCAGCCCCGGAGCGGTGCGGTACCGGGGCGGCCCTACGGGGCGGGGGCGACTGCGGAATCCCTGCGGCGCTGCCCGGGCTCCGGGGCTTCCCCTCCGGTCTCGCCCCGCTCCCTCACGCCCTGGCAAACGACTACATTTCCCAGCACTTCCCTCTTCCAAGCGGGCTCTGCGGGGAGCCTCGCCGGCTCTCGCCATCTCCTTCGCTGGCAGGGGGCtcggcgcggcggcggggcggagctcggcagccccggccccgcggcagccgcggccccgcagcccccccgcCCGTGCAGGCGCGGAGCCGGCGGCGCTCGGCGGCGAGCGGGGCGGCGGGCAGCGCCATGCGGGCTGCCGCCTGCCTCCTCTGCCTGGCGCTCGGCGCCCTGACAGCGGCCGCAGGTGAGtggcggtggcggtggcggggcagcgccgccgcgcttggggcgggggcggcggggagggggggacGCTGCGCCGAGGCTGCTGCGGAGCCCCGTGGAAACGGAGCCCCCGCTCCAGCCTGCGCGCCGGGGGCGAGGGCGCAGCCGGGTGACCGTGCCTCTCCCCTGCGCAGGAGGCGCCGGGCCGGCCACGGCGGCAGCGGGGCGGCAGCGGGGCGAGAGCCCCTTCGCGGAGCGAGAGAGCATCAGGCCCCTGCGGCTGGTCTCCGGcgagggcggcggcggggcgcggTGGCCGGCGCTGAGCACGCGGGTGCGGAGCGAGGCGGCGCGGGCACAGGTAAGCGCCGGGCGGGGGCAGAGGGGCCGCGCAGCAGGGCCGGCCGTGCCGAGCTGCCCGCAGCCTCCGCCGCGGGTGCTTGCACCGCCGGAGGATA of Molothrus ater isolate BHLD 08-10-18 breed brown headed cowbird chromosome 1, BPBGC_Mater_1.1, whole genome shotgun sequence contains these proteins:
- the DBF4 gene encoding protein DBF4 homolog A isoform X1; protein product: MKPSAAEAADKGARPQDAVQAKPEKIRSSLKNVKKDTGKLEKLKFKPLTGKVFYLDIPSNVISEKLGKDLKELGGRVESFLSKDINYLVTNKKEAKFAPTLGQISPVPSPESAPNGGNGSPHPSSRKDRHDGSSFKIADTVRMSRGKSLVEKAIKEQDLIPSGSILSNALSWGVKILHIDDVKNCIEQKKRELYLIKRAGTSSKDVGKHVTAPKSKTGRLKSPFIRVEDRSRQYRPFYLQLLSFPFLNYCVPKPYSPFEVDKKYPGQKQTQSKERNKINSDKDCGMPAQFPQKDKKKRGYCECCGKKYEDLQTHLESERHQNFAQSTQYKVVDDIISKLVYEFVAYKDDDTGKIKRTKCSTGCFSPIIGKIARPDELKERLKKQRIALKTYSWKDTAMQALKLDRQPAEVQPNSVPIPTPVSASVCSVLYSHPSQPSELKSKFRINNENSKTDCSCAVKLRESVVSSNSIQPPLQKTDKVYTENLSQASELFSQEILELDESKKNVWCFQEGMDTLYSHTQVTDFSEKDKNLLQQKRKLNNSVVLPAKCLKKADANPTFVKKHHDFCDNHQQMQHNVVLEAEVSDPAVNKELNASAASTAHSSPSGKLHRKVKLNLRKNKRETPKQNMELRVKNSDGLSVPEEKRSTCSSSLQTLLELFQTSERNSEFGGFSSYTENKCSMSINDTCEGQNTNVLWSLFSSSSSSPFFGF
- the DBF4 gene encoding protein DBF4 homolog A isoform X2 produces the protein MKPSAAEAADKGARPQDAVQAKPEKIRSSLKNVKKDTGKLEKLKFKPLTGKVFYLDIPSNVISEKLGKDLKELGGRVESFLSKDINYLVTNKKEAKFAPTLGQISPVPSPESAPNGGNGSPHPSSRKDRHDGSSFKIADTVRMSRGKSLVEKAIKEQDLIPSGSILSNALSWGVKILHIDDVKNCIEQKKRELYLIKRAGTSSKDVGKHVTAPKSKSRLKSPFIRVEDRSRQYRPFYLQLLSFPFLNYCVPKPYSPFEVDKKYPGQKQTQSKERNKINSDKDCGMPAQFPQKDKKKRGYCECCGKKYEDLQTHLESERHQNFAQSTQYKVVDDIISKLVYEFVAYKDDDTGKIKRTKCSTGCFSPIIGKIARPDELKERLKKQRIALKTYSWKDTAMQALKLDRQPAEVQPNSVPIPTPVSASVCSVLYSHPSQPSELKSKFRINNENSKTDCSCAVKLRESVVSSNSIQPPLQKTDKVYTENLSQASELFSQEILELDESKKNVWCFQEGMDTLYSHTQVTDFSEKDKNLLQQKRKLNNSVVLPAKCLKKADANPTFVKKHHDFCDNHQQMQHNVVLEAEVSDPAVNKELNASAASTAHSSPSGKLHRKVKLNLRKNKRETPKQNMELRVKNSDGLSVPEEKRSTCSSSLQTLLELFQTSERNSEFGGFSSYTENKCSMSINDTCEGQNTNVLWSLFSSSSSSPFFGF